Below is a genomic region from Methanobacterium sp..
AAAATTAACAAAATTAGGTAGCTTGCTTATATTTAAAAGAGCAATATATGGCCTGCCTAAAAGTTTTAAATAACTTAAAGAAACAGGAATTTTGAGAAATTTAGAGAATGTAGTGATTGGAAATTCATTTAAATTAAAATCAGATAAATGATGAGGTATGGATGGTAAATTTAGACCATTATAAAAGCCCGGCCTTAAAGATGGAATTATACTGGAATCAAATTTGAAACCATCAAATGATAAACTTAAAAATAGTTCCTGATTAAAAATACCTGCTTGAGAGCGATATCCCTGAGGATAATCACCAAAAAAATTGTAAAACGCAGCCTTACCTTTCTTTATTTCACATTTATGGTTAATTTCTCCTAATTCAGGGTGTGAATATGTATGCAGTTCAAATTCCATATTTAATTGTGATGAAAAATCTTCCACAATTTCAGGATGTGTTTCAAAAAGAGAACCCTGAACAAAGCAGGTTAATGGAATAGATCTTTCTTTAAGATAATTTATTAACTCGTCAGCTAATAAAAATGCTTCATGTGACGGTTCTTTAAGAAGACCGCCGTGATCTTGTTCTAGATCAAGTGTTATACATGCTATCTTAATGTCTTTTAATTTTT
It encodes:
- a CDS encoding polysaccharide deacetylase family protein; the encoded protein is MKYNFIDLEKLKDIKIACITLDLEQDHGGLLKEPSHEAFLLADELINYLKERSIPLTCFVQGSLFETHPEIVEDFSSQLNMEFELHTYSHPELGEINHKCEIKKGKAAFYNFFGDYPQGYRSQAGIFNQELFLSLSFDGFKFDSSIIPSLRPGFYNGLNLPSIPHHLSDFNLNEFPITTFSKFLKIPVSLSYLKLLGRPYIALLNISKLPNFVNFSFHLHDLKNLNSSKKIQFNKISPLYGPILKRTYKNNNGMEILDKFINILLKRDYNFLKLEDFYNMLVLK